From Heterodontus francisci isolate sHetFra1 chromosome 9, sHetFra1.hap1, whole genome shotgun sequence, the proteins below share one genomic window:
- the LOC137373529 gene encoding zinc finger protein 664-like encodes MEKLWKCEDCGKGFNYPSKLETHRHSHTGARPFTCCVCRKGFTCSSNLLKHQQVHTKEGPFTCSECGKGFTRSFLLLTHQLVHSDERCFECEKKRKNDLLTHQRVHTGERPFTCSKCGKRFTLCHPIY; translated from the coding sequence atggagaaactgtggaaatgtgaggactgtgggaaaggattcaattacccatccaagCTGGAAACTCATCGCCACAGTCACACTGGggcgaggccgttcacctgctgtgtgtgtaggaagggattcacttgttcatcaaacctgctgaaacaccagcaagttcacactaaggaaggaccgttcacctgctccgagtgtggtaaGGGTTTCACTCGATCATTCCTTCTGCTGACCCACCAACTGGTTCACTCTGATGAGAGATGTTTTGAATGTGAGAAGAAAAGAAAAAATGatttgctgacacaccagcgagttcacactggggagaggccattcacctgctccaagtgtgggaagagattcactctgtgtcaTCCTATCTACtga